agagagggaggcCCCATGGAGCTCCCGCGGCCCTTTCTGGTGCCCACCCTCCTGGCCACCCTGCCCCCTGCATCTCCCGGGGCCCCTGATGTGAATGGTGGGGTGCTGGGAGGGAGGCTTTCGGCCTTGAAACCCGCCTGGGAGCAAAACCTTGACCGGAGCCCCAATCTTCCCCTTCGTGGGGGCCTTGAGCCCCCGGGGGAAGCTTCGTCCTGGTTCAAAGAGACTTTCGCTCATTTGGCCCGTGTGCTAGTGGTTCAGAGGTTTCTGAAAAAATCAGGCGttactgattttctgtttctgataAGTACGTGCGAGCCCACGGCCCTCGTACGTGATTCACCCCCCGTCCTCGGGGGACACGTGCCTCCTTGCTCTGCGGGGGAAGGCGTGTCAGAGCCCGTGAGCACAGGCCAAGTGCTCTCTCCCACTCAGGGGAGCCCCGCGGACTCTGCACAGAGGGCTGGAAATATGCGAGTGTGTAGCCAGCACATTTCCATCCGTTACACTTTATTTTTCAGCAATTTTAAAGAAAGCTGCCGGGTCACAAgatattttctagttttaaaaaaatgtttgtgttttcattatgaaaataaaacacctcattaaagaaaatttggaaaatacgtAAAAgtccaatgaaaaaaaaaatcatctataaCTCTCCCACCCCGCCAGCCAGACTGcggaaaagaggagaaagaaataaaaaggcttATTTCTTCCTACTCTTTTTCCATGCATAGGACTTGGAAAAAAGGTTTGAAACTCTGAGCTGTTTTTCAAACATCGTCTTGTCTATACGGCCTTGAATTCTGCTTTTCTAAAATGCAGAGCTGTGTCCTAAgtatttttccatgtttttacatagtcttcttaaatattttgaatggcCACATAATATTCCATCAATTGGACAAACCATAATTTTCCTAACCATTCCTCTATTGCAGGATATTAAGGCTTTCCCCAATATTTTACTATCATAAATAACGCTGggtggaaagcattttctgtcttTCGGGTTATTTCCCTAGGCCGCATTCCCAgaatggaattactgggtcaaagaGTAGGAACGTTCTTAAGGCTTTTGATGTCCTCTGCCAAAAGGCTTCCACGAGGGCCGCCAGCGCGGTCTCCACACCACATGCCCAGGGCCCGCGACGTGCCTGCACACGGGGCCTCTGACGGGTGGATGAGAAACGGCCTCTCTGGCTTGTTTTTGTTCACATTCCTTTGATGGCTCGGGAGCCTCTCCCACGTGTGTTGACTGGTGGTCTTTCTTCTCGGGGAGCTGCTAGCGTTCACCCTCTGCCCATTTATCTAACGGCGGGGGCGTCTCTATGTTTTCTTAATCATCGGTTTGCATAAGGATATAAGTCTTCTCTGTAtttgctgaaaatatttttctagtctGGTTTTTCCCCCCCTTTCACGTTGTGCCTTTTTCCATAAGTTTTTCATTTGCATGGCCTCCTCTGGCCATCTTTGCCTGAGTGGGACCTTCTGAGCTCAGAAAATCGCTTCCCTCGCCAGCATGCCGATCTACGTTCagttccactctcttcttttttgaAGAAGCTCTTGTTTCTGTTGTTGATTTAACTCTGTGCTCCGTCCGAGATgtatggggggagggggagtcaCGGCCAAAGGGATTCGGGAGGGATATCCTTTCTTCTCTGCACGACGTGCGTTCTGCCCAGCACCCCCTCCTCTGGATCCCCAGAAAGAAAGGTCAAAGATggaccagagaaatgcaaagggTCAGCCGAGATGGCCGTTCCTGACCACAGAGGCCAAAGACCCCAGAAGGGTCTATGGTGACCACCTTGCCTTCAAGAAAGAGAGCAAGGTCACCCTTCCTGGGTGAGCAGGGGTGAAGCAGCCCTTGAGAGGCCCAGGAGTGGGCAAGACAGGCTGACGCTAAGAGGTTATAAACTTCTAGAAGGGTCAAGCCACTCTGGGGACAGTGGGCTATATATTTGACAAGAACAAGGTCAGGCCATGTGCCCTCAACTGGGTGCCAGGGTGAAGGGCAGGAGGGCCAGCCTAAGGCCAGGCCAGGTTGGGTCCAGCCCACCGTCCTGGTGGGGACCCGCTCACCCGTACTCATgagcctctctctcttcttcagaCTCACTGCTCCTAAGATCCCGGAAGGGGAGAAAGTCGACTTTGATGTAAGTTTATGGGACCTGGGTTCACAGAGTCTCCCCAGGCCTCCAGCCTTTGGCTCCAGGCTAAGCCTGAGAAGGGGACATCGTTTAGAACAGCCAGAACTGGGGCCTCCTGGCTCCATgcaatcttgctgtgattcattcCTGCATCAGAGGGAACTCATCCAGGAATAACACCTCCtccccactcatccatccacccatctccccATCTCTCCCCATCCATCCAATCACCCACCCAACTATCCATCATCCATCTGTGCATCCTCCCATCTGTCCATCCActccccacccatccatccactcatctctccatccatccagTCACCCACCCAACTATCCATCATCCATCTGTGCAtcctcccatccatccacccacttcccacccatccatccaccccccATCTACTCACTCATCATGCCCCCACTCACTGTTACACCCATttacccacccatccatctgtgTGTCCAACAGACTACTTCATTCCCCAATTTCCTTTCTGTCCAACCCACCCAGGCATCTCTGGGCATAACAATGGGGCCAAGTCAGAGGAGTCCATCCCAGGGGTGCTCACTGACCTCAGGGCTCTGCATGGCCTGGACTCAGCCACAAGGAGGGTACCACTCTGACCCTGTGGCTGAGGGAGCAGGCAGCCCGAGGATCGAGAGGAGAGCGGGTGTGACGGGCCTGTCCCCACAGGACATCCAGAAGAAGCGCCAGAACAAAGACCTCATGGAGCTCCAGGCTCTCATCGACAGCCACTTCGAGGCTcggaagaaggaggaagaggagctggTCGCCCTCAAGGAGAGAATCGTGAGTCCAGCCCTGCAGCTCTGGGTGGCAGTCGGGCTGGTGGATGTGGCCGGGGGTCCAGGGGAGGGCCAGGCCAGGCTGACCCGCTTCCCTCCGGCCGCAGGAGAAGCGCCGAGCAGAGAGAGCTGAGCAGCAGAGGATCCGGGCGGAGAAGGAGCGCGAACGCCAGAACAGACTGGCGGTGAGACGGCCCCCCGGCCCCCAGCCCCCCCATTCAGGAGCCCCTGCTCCCAGACCTCCCCCTTTCTGACAATCCCCTTGACACTGGCCTAGGAACCCAGGCCATCAGCCAAGTCCCCCCTGCCCCGCAGAACCCCTGTGAGAGGGTGGACCCAACAGGGACCAGGACCTTCCAGAAGGTTCCAGGCCCAAGCAGGTCCTCGACGCCTGCACTGAGGtcttggttgggggtgggggtgtgcccgcaggaggagaaggcgcgGCGGGAGGAGGAGGACGCCAAGAGGCGGGCTGAGGACGACCTGAAGAAAAAGAAGGCTCTGTCCTCCATGGGTGCCAACTACAGCAGCTACCTGGCCAAGGTGAGTGCGGGCATGGGGCTGAGCGCCCCGCCACGGCCCCAGACCGGCTCGACGCGCCCCCTCCCGTGTCCCCCCAGGCAGACCAGAAGAGGGGCAAGAAGCAGACAGCCCGGGAGATGAAGAAGAAGGTCCTGGCCGAGCGGAGGAAGCCCCTCAACATCGACCACCTCAGCGAGGACAAGCTCAGGTGAGGACCCGCCCGGTGGTGGGGGGCGCCCGGACCCTCCTGCCGGGGCTGACCCAGCAGCCCCTCACTCACGGCCACCCCCAGGGACAAGGCCAAGGAGCTCTGGGACACCTTGTACAAGCTAGAGACGGACAAGTTTGAGTATGGAGAGAAGCTGAAGCGTCAGAAATACGACGTGAGTGTCCTGTCCCTGGCTTTGCCTGCTGGCGGGCGCCCCGCGTCCCCAGACCTCGACCAAGGCCCCTGCCCTGCGGGGGGCCCTGCCCGGGGTCCTCCAGGCCGGCCTCACGTCAGGATGGCGCTTATGGCTGGCGGGGGCTGCGGTGGCGCAGAGTGCCCTTGTCCGGGAGCAGGGGtctggagacccagtgtcctgaGCCCGCCAGGGAGGCATTGAGTTCCTCAGGGGTGGGGTTTCCACCTCACCCAGACTCCTCTGCACACCCAAGTTCCGGCCAGGCCAGCCCTGGGGACTcagagctggggagggggccTGGGTGGGGTCTCCCCCACCCTGGAGTCACAGCTCAGGTCGGCAGCCCTGGGTGGACACTCCCCTCGGAGTCAACACGGGCCTGGGATGGGGCCGGGTACAGACCCTGATGATAGATCTGCGGCAGACCCTTCCCTCCAGCCTCCGGTGTCCCCCCGGGAGGACCATTCACTCTCAGGGCCCCTCTCCCGCTGGCCCTTGAGACAGAGGGTGTGGGCGAGCAGTGCTGACAGATGGAGGAGTCCTGCCTCCTTCTCAGGAGCCCGGGGCCCTTGGTGGGTTGCCTGGCCCTCCTGCACTTGAATTTCTCCACCTTCCTCTGGGGGAAAACCCTCCCCCGGCGGCCCAGGTGAGGGGGCACCACGCTCTGTGCCAATGCTCCCGGCCGGCCTTGGAAATGGGCTTCAGAGGGTCCAGACGGGCCCCACTCGTGCTGAGCCAGGAGAGCAGGCCCCGACACACGTGTGCACAGGGGTTCCCCGGAGCTCGGACCAGGCTGGCCCTGAGCACGCAGGGCACCCAAGCCTCGGCCGCCCACCCAGCCCCCTAACCATCTCGGTCTTTCTAGATCATGAACGTCCGGGCCAGAGTGGAGATGCTGGCCAAGTTGTAAGTAGCCGGGGTCCACCCTGGACCAGGCTCTAGTGTTCATGCACGGTGGGCCTCGCGCATGGCGGAAACCTGGGTCGTTGCGGGTGTCGGCGGCAGCGGGCACGGAGAACCCGGAGGATGTCCCTGGGTCCCCCGCCCGCCTCCTCCCCCTTGCCTGCCACCTGGGGGCTTCCGAGGCTGACCCGCTGCCCTTCGTCGGCAGTGGAGGCTGGCCCTTGCCTCCCGGACCTCCCCTGGGCGGTCGGCAGGAGGGAGCAGCCGGGCCAGGGAGCGAGACGGCCGCGGGGCTCTGAGCTCCGGCCGCCAGGCGGGGGCTGTGTTTGCGAGCCCACCTCCGGCCCGTGCCCCAGCGCCACATCCCGCAGAGGCGGGCAGGTAAGTGGCCAGCTCTGGGGCTGCAGTGTGTCGTGGCCCAGGTGTCCAGCTCAGGCCGCCGAGAGTGAGTCAGAGACACGCGTCTGAGCTCCTCCAGACCGGAGGAGCCAGGACACAGTGAGACCAAGGCCTGCCAGCCCCGTGCGGACGCGCAGGTGAGTCCCCTGTGTTGTTTGCAGATCACCAACCTCAGGAGCCGCATTGACCAGGCCCAGAAGCAGTGAGTAGCCCTGCCCGCCCCATGCTCTGCGCCGGGCATGCAGCCCCACGGGGTCGGCTGCCACTGCCCCCAGGGGCCCGGAGACGTCAGCCTGTGCTGGTGGCATGTGGCCCTCAGCAGAGCAGTAACAGGACTAACCGGCCGGTCCCTTGGGCCAGCATGTTGGGCCCTATGCCCCAGACCTGCAGCCTCTGGTCTCCCCCATCCCCAGAGCCCAGGAGGTGGGTTGGGAGGGCCAGCAGGAGGCCCCCAGGGTGGCCTTCAGGGTGACCTGGTGAAGCCAGCCTGGGCTCCTGGACAACCCGCAGCGTGTCACCTTGGCGATGACCTGGGCAGGGACTCAGCAGACCCTGCACAGCCTTGGGTGAGACCCCTGGTCTGGGGTTGATGAGCCTGCtgggtccacgggaccctttgCAGCTGCTGCCAGGAAGGGCAGATGCCACCTGCTGGGGTTCAATGCCCGAGCCTGGAGGCTGAGCTGGGGCGCCCCGAGGGCTGCAGAGGGGGCTGGCATAGGTGCACGCCCTCCACCCTGGGCTCcgtggcaggaggcaggggttctCGCAGGTCACTCGGCTAGGTATGAGTgtgagcatgcatgtgtgtgtgtgtgtgtgcatggcccGGGGGGTTCTCAGGCTGGCTTCCGCTCAGGGACCCGGGCTGTGGGCAGGGCTCTCAGTGCCAGGCCTTCGCCTGCAGCCTCGGGAGCCGCGGGGCCCACTGCAGCCTGAAGCTGCCCACGGCGAGTGCCGACGACCGCCCACCGTGGCCTGGCCCCCGCCAGCTCCTGGCTCCCTGCTGTGCAGAGGGCTCAGGCAGAAGGGGGGCTCCCAAGGACCCCCACCCCCCGAGGTCCCGGTCTCATTGGTGACTGGCGGGCTGAGATTCTAGAACAAGACAGAGGCCTCCCAGGTTCCAAGTCTGTCAGGCTGGACTGCTGGCCTGGAGTGAAGAGCTGGACCTGCCTGCTGCCCCTGCCCATGCTGGCCAGGGTGGGGGCCTGGCTCTTTTCAGGCCAGAGTTACTGAGAGGATGGCAGCTACCAGTAGGGACAGGCAGGCTTGGGTCCGCCTGACATAAGGGCCTGTGCCCCGAGTCCCTCGggtagggaagggagggagaggggcccAGCTCTTGCCCACACCCCCTTAACCTCACTAACCTCCCCAGCACACAGTCGCCCAGGCCCTGGTGGGCAGGCACAGGTGAGTCACCGCTGCTGGACCAAGGCTGGGGATGCCCCTGGGCTGCTAGGGCTGGGCCGGGCCGAGCTGCCAGGGTCTGGGgtctgctgggggctggggaaggggccaGCCAGGGTCCCAGACCCCCTCACGCTCAAGACCAACTTGCTTCCCATTTACAGCAGCAAGAAGGCCGGGACCACGGCCAAGGGCAAAGTCGGCGGGCGCTGGAAGTAGAGCGGCCAACGAGGCTCCCGGAGGCAGAGACCCTCGGCCCGGGGGACTCACGTGCGGGGGTCCAGCCCCCAGGGGCCCCCCGCGTCTCTGTCCTCACTGCGTCCATGCTCTGGGGCCTGTGAATAAACGAGCAGGCTCCCCTCCACCGCGTGTGTGCTGGCTCATCAGTGGggcccctgggtggggagggtgtGGCAGGGGGCTGCTCTGCAGCTTGGGAGCCCACGGGACCCAGCTGCTCACCTAGGGGTCAGCTCAGGAGACCCCCAGCAGTGGTCTTCTACGCCACAGAGACCCCCAGGTGCCCACCGGCTCTGCCAGCGGCTTCCGCTTGTGTCAACGGACAgtcaccccatccccaccccgcgTGCGAGCCCACTTTGCTGGCCCCCAGCCCCCCCAGTTTGGGGTAGCAGAGCTTGGCCTTTGCAGGGCGTCCGGAAGGCAGGTCTGGGGCATGAACGTCCCCCAGAAACAGGGCAGAAGGGGGCCCGGAGCAGGGGAGGTGCACGCGGCcccagggagggggaggagagcacATCTCAGGGAGCAGTCGTGGCAACACAGACCGTTCTTTCTATATTCTACAAGAACAGAGCACTCCCTGTGTAATAAGTCTGAAAGGCCTGACCAAGTAGAATTACGGAAAATATAAATCACAAAAATTGGATCAAGACATAGAGCCTTGCTCAGCCAAGTATTCACGGAGGAAGCTGCCGAGCCTGGATGGCCCCCCGGGAGGGCTCTGCGGAGAGGGGGGAAGTGGGGAGCATCCCAGCTCAGGCGGCTGCGGGGCGCCAGACCCCAGACAATGAGCTCGCCCACCCGGACGGTACGTGCCTGTACACAGCATgaactccaacacacacacacacacacacacacacacacacacacgtccgcAGGCCCTCGGGCAGCCCACCCCCACACAACAGGGCTCCTTGCAGTTGATGTGAATACCCTGCACCCGGCCACTGTGCCCTCCTGCAGCGGGGGCCTGGAGGGTGAGCACCTCCATGTAACAGTGGGGTCCCCCGATCCCAGCACCGTCCCTCCACCTCTCACAGGAATGACGGGACGAGAGTCGCCCTGGGGAGAGGCGGTCAGCGCACGGGGGCGGGGGCTTCAGCTCGCAGAATCCTGCGGGTTCAGCACAATGTGAGCTGAGTTGCAGATGGTGGGAACACCAGGGAGGAACAAGTCAGGGACGGGAG
Above is a genomic segment from Dama dama isolate Ldn47 chromosome 2, ASM3311817v1, whole genome shotgun sequence containing:
- the TNNT3 gene encoding troponin T, fast skeletal muscle isoform X1, yielding MELQALIDSHFEARKKEEEELVALKERIEKRRAERAEQQRIRAEKERERQNRLAEEKARREEEDAKRRAEDDLKKKKALSSMGANYSSYLAKADQKRGKKQTAREMKKKVLAERRKPLNIDHLSEDKLRDKAKELWDTLYKLETDKFEYGEKLKRQKYDITNLRSRIDQAQKHSKKAGTTAKGKVGGRWK
- the TNNT3 gene encoding troponin T, fast skeletal muscle isoform X2, which translates into the protein MELQALIDSHFEARKKEEEELVALKERIEKRRAERAEQQRIRAEKERERQNRLAEEKARREEEDAKRRAEDDLKKKKALSSMGANYSSYLAKADQKRGKKQTAREMKKKVLAERRKPLNIDHLSEDKLRDKAKELWDTLYKLETDKFEYGEKLKRQKYDIMNVRARVEMLAKFSKKAGTTAKGKVGGRWK